In Camelina sativa cultivar DH55 chromosome 16, Cs, whole genome shotgun sequence, a single window of DNA contains:
- the LOC104749223 gene encoding protein ENHANCED DISEASE RESISTANCE 4-like, whose product MTESTKVRLVRCPKCENLLSEPKDSPFFQCGGCFTVLRAKIKEREAEADSVSDKSVEHGAKKPVSVNSTSSPEKAIVDSSDETSSDDSDVVPSSLSAASLRHQQNVPVLAVETDPCFSKGEGDRSILVDKDDPKSQSGRQDSGLDQFRKRTTKRCDSDSVVINRLSTTSKYPCDEGPSSSSANNYFPDSVREFQKHLKDQSNEAIEQDRAGLLRQLEKLKEQLVQSCNVPGEKPKESLSSTGLLNKGPPMRFHSLGNHAVGGPSYYHQHTEPQFSYNNNNSSEVPHSLMHPSFGDPHRFQMHGRGPHPLQPSHPYYSGQYVGNNNNSHDLFDAYPQQNNGPFHNSSCSCYHCYENKYWRGSAPVIPDAPYNAGFYPHESVMGFAPPYNPRTYASRGLQPHGRWPSNFTDTQMDSLSRIRPPRVVLPGGSRHIRPLAGGAPFITCQNCFELLQLPKKPEAGGTKKQQKVRCGACSCLIDLSVVNNKFVLSTNTASTRQGEARVAADYTSDDYDLLGYVFHSLDDEPRDLPGLISDKSSTDMQHVHSHSASLSEGELSSDSLTAKPLAQAQDSPLHDNYVDYSSINHDRSGAGSRSSRSEHDRVTQSKTTAMRQNSMKEVSLASEMEVNFNDYSQNHNNSGVSKDQQQRAKKSGFASIVKKSFKDLTKSIQNDEGNKSNVSINGHLLTERLLRKAEKQAGAIQPGNYWYDYRAGFWGVMGGPGLGILPPFIEELNYTMPENCSGGTTGVFVNGRELHRKDLDLLAGRGLPPERDRSYIVDITGRVIDEDTGEELDCLGKLAPTIEKLKRGFGMRLPKRAT is encoded by the exons CCAAAATCAAGGAGCGTGAAGCTGAAGCAGATTCTGTTTCAGACAAGTCCGTGGAACATGGAGCCAAAAAACCAGTTTCAGTTAACTCCACTAGTTCCCCTGAGAAAGCCATTGTGGATTCTAGTGATGAAACTTCATCTGATGACTCTGATGTTGTTCCATCATCACTTTCTGCTGCTTCTTTGAGACACCAGCAAAATGTTCCAGTACTTGCTGTTGAGACTGATCCTTGTTTTTCAAAAGGAGAAGGTGACAGATCTATACTAGTGGATAAAGATGATCCCAAATCTCAATCTGGGAGACAAGACTCGGGTTTGGATCAGTTTAGGAAAAGAACAACCAAGAGATGTGATTCTGATAGTGTCGTCATCAACAGGTTATCCACCACTTCGAAGTACCCTTGTGATGAAGgcccttcttcttcatcagccaACAACTACTTTCCAGATTCAGTCCGTGAGTTCCAGAAACATTTGAAAGATCAGAGCAATGAAGCAATCGAGCAAGACCGAGCTGGTCTTCTGAGACAGTTGGAAAAGCTCAAAGAACAGCTTGTTCAGTCTTGCAATGTGCCTGGTGAGAAACCTAAAGAGTCTTTGTCTTCCACAGGGTTGTTGAACAAGGGGCCTCCTATGAGGTTTCACAGTTTGGGTAATCACGCTGTTGGAGGTCCTTCTTATTACCATCAACACACCGAACCGCAATTctcttacaacaacaacaacagtagtGAAGTCCCTCATAGTCTGATGCATCCCTCTTTTGGAGATCCTCACAGGTTCCAGATGCATGGAAGAGGTCCTCATCCGCTGCAACCATCTCATCCCTACTACTCGGGACAATATGTTGGTAATAATAACAACAGTCATGATCTTTTTGACGCATACCCGCAGCAAAACAACGGGCCTTTTCATAACTCATCTTGCTCTTGTTACCACTGTTATGAGAATAAATACTGGCGAGGTTCAGCACCAGTGATCCCTGATGCACCTTATAACGCCGGTTTTTATCCTCATGAGAGCGTTATGGGTTTTGCTCCACCGTATAATCCTAGAACTTACGCTTCTCGTGGTCTACAGCCTCATGGCAGATGGCCTAGTAACTTCACTGATACTCAAATGGACTCTCTTTCACGGATACGTCCACCTAGAGTTGTGTTACCAGGCGGCTCTCGTCATATCCGTCCTTTGGCTGGTGGTGCTCCATTTATAACTTGTCAGAACTGCTTCGAGCTTCTACAATTGCCAAAGAAACCAGAGGCTGGTGGTACAAAGAAACAGCAGAAAGTGAGATGCGGAGCTTGCTCATGTTTGATAGATTTATCTGTTGTTAATAACAAATTCGTTCTGTCAACAAACACAGCTTCAACGAGACAAGGAGAAGCTCGTGTAGCTGCTGATTACACTTCCGATGACTATGATCTTCTCGGTTATGTGTTTCATTCGTTGGATGATGAACCAAGAGATCTTCCTGGATTGATTTCAGACAAGTCGTCTACAGATATGCAACACGTTCATTCTCATTCCGCTAGTCTTTCCGAGGGGGAGCTAAGCTCAGACAGTCTAACAGCTAAGCCACTAGCTCAAGCTCAAGATTCTCCTCTTCACGATAACTACGTTGATTACTCATCGATCAATCACGACCGGTCTGGAGCAGGCAGCCGTAGCTCTCGTTCAGAACACGACAGGGTCACACAGAGCAAGACGACGGCTATGAGACAAAACTCCATGAAAGAGGTTTCACTTGCAAGTGAGATGGAAGTTAACTTCAACGATTACTCTCAGAATCATAACAACAGTGGAGTATCTAAAGATCAGCAGCAAAGAGCCAAGAAGAGCGGATTCGCGAGCATTGTGAAGAAAAGCTTCAAGGATCTGACAAAATCTATACAGAATGATGAAGGGAACAAAAGCAATGTTTCTATAAATGGACATCTTTTAACAGAACGTCTGCTGAGAAAAGCAGAGAAGCAAGCCGGAGCCATTCAGCCAGGAAACTACTG GTATGATTACAGAGCTGGATTCTGGGGAGTAATGGGAGGTCCAGGTCTTGGAATATTACCG cCATTCATAGAAGAGCTGAATTACACAATGCCAGAGAACTGCTCAGGTGGAACAACGGGAGTGTTTGTGAACGGAAGAGAGCTTCACCGTAAAGATTTGGACTTGCTTGCGGGTAGAGGACTTCCTCCAGAGAGAGATAGATCCTACATTGTTGACATTACGGGTAGAGTCATAGATGAAGACACCGGTGAAGAGCTCGATTGCCTCGGGAAACTTGCCCCAAC AATTGAGAAATTGAAGCGTGGGTTTGGGATGAGACTTCCAAAAAGAGCTAcgtga
- the LOC104749222 gene encoding probable WRKY transcription factor 46 has product MTKLISHQIHQSFSNMKMKEETLMEEKRVIKELKQGRELVNRLMNNLKNPSSKESNMRLISGILRSYENSIVMMSLDQKTRKRSPETKRMDPSNKKKRRTSEKKTSEKVKVCVGREQEGTSQLDDGFCWRKYGQKDIHGSKNPRGYYRCTHRFTRGCLAVKQVQKSDADSSCYEVKYLESHTCNGNFLLSTTKHSVSLFKEEERNIVPKLHHVREQSEDIIKHMKSEELMLSLDDLENKKKIFRTFSFSNPETENTTGWKNLMENFSPTTTSESGITNELISASVANSPTDDSCFSSLKNILDLSYDWSLM; this is encoded by the exons atgacaaagcTCATATCTCATCAAATTCACCAAAGCTTCTCTAATATGAAAATGAAGGAAGAGACGTTGATGGAAGAAAAACGTGTGATTAAAGAGCTGAAGCAAGGGAGAGAGTTAGTGAATCGGTTGATGAACAATTTGAAAAACCCTTCTTCTAAAGAATCAAACATGCGTTTGATCTCTGGAATCCTCCGTTCTTACGAAAACTCAATAGTTATGATGAGTCTTGATCAGAAAACTCGTAAGAGAAGCCCCGAGACCAAGAGAATGGATCCgagtaacaagaagaagag AAGAACCTCGGAGAAGAAGACGTCCGAGAAAGTTAAGGTTTGTGTTGGAAGAGAACAAGAAGGAACTTCTCAACTTGATGATGGTTTTTGCTGGAGAAAATATGGTCAGAAAGATATTCACGGATCCAAGAACCCTAG AGGATATTATAGATGTACACATCGATTCACACGAGGGTGTTTAGCGGTGAAGCAAGTACAAAAATCAGATGCAGACTCTTCGTGTTACGAAGTCAAGTACTTAGAGAGTCACACATGTAACGGCAATTTCCTACTATCAACCACCAAacactctgtttctttgtttaaagaagaagaacgaaacATAGTACCTAAGCTACATCATGTTAGAGAGCAATCCGAAGATATAATCAAACATATGAAATCTGAAGAATTGATGTTAAGTCTCGATGACTtggaaaacaagaagaagattttcaggacgttttcattttcaaatccCGAGACTGAGAATACTACTGGCTGGAAAAATCTGATGGAGAATTTTTCTCCTACAACAACATCAGAATCTGGAATCACCAACGAGTTGATATCTGCTTCTGTTGCAAATTCACCGACCGATGATTCgtgtttctcttctttgaaAAATATTCTCGATTTAAGTTATGATTGGTCTTTGATGTAA